In Paenibacillus phoenicis, one genomic interval encodes:
- a CDS encoding DUF559 domain-containing protein: MMGTEMAFEQAHAAFIEEHLKRRTGERKGRLERGHREAEKLFCRKVWWEVQGNFEGLHPEYEVLDWRGLSYFCDFVWLAGPVKLVIEIKGYGPHVKDMDRQKYCYELNRETFLAAMGFQVISFAYDDVANRPELCVTLLRMVLNRYLPAASPADPLTLREREILRLACTLARPLRPVDVETHLGLNHRTAVRTLQSLSAKGVLLAVAGPEGKHVTKYELHKDAILRL; encoded by the coding sequence ATGATGGGAACGGAGATGGCGTTTGAACAAGCGCACGCCGCATTTATTGAGGAGCACCTGAAGCGTAGGACCGGTGAACGCAAAGGACGTTTGGAACGCGGGCATCGAGAGGCCGAAAAGCTCTTTTGCCGAAAGGTGTGGTGGGAGGTTCAAGGTAACTTCGAGGGGCTGCACCCGGAGTACGAAGTGTTGGACTGGAGGGGATTGTCCTATTTTTGCGATTTCGTTTGGTTAGCTGGGCCGGTCAAGCTGGTTATTGAAATTAAAGGCTATGGCCCCCATGTCAAAGATATGGACAGGCAAAAGTATTGCTATGAGCTGAACCGGGAAACGTTTTTGGCCGCGATGGGGTTTCAGGTGATTTCTTTCGCCTACGATGATGTCGCCAACCGGCCGGAACTGTGCGTCACCCTGCTTCGTATGGTGCTCAACCGCTACTTGCCGGCCGCTTCCCCCGCCGATCCGCTTACGCTAAGGGAGCGGGAGATTTTGCGCCTAGCCTGCACGCTTGCCCGGCCGCTGCGACCCGTGGATGTTGAGACCCACCTGGGCCTCAATCATCGGACCGCTGTACGTACGCTGCAATCGTTAAGCGCGAAAGGGGTTCTCCTCGCAGTCGCAGGACCGGAAGGAAAGCACGTTACAAAGTACGAACTCCATAAGGATGCGATTTTGCGGTTATAG